CCAAACCCAAGCATCCATTATATGATTTAGTATTCAGCAGTACGGTGGTAGAACAGTTACTTTGACCATCTGTGCCTTTTGATTTGTGTCTCAGATATTCTTGGAGAAGAATCCTTAAAATGTAGCTGACAAGTAATCTATTAGTAGTAACtagcagtgttgtcaaaggcttatttaaggcgcgcttaagccctgaagctcaTAAAAGCTCAAGGAGGGCGCTTCGCCTTGCTTTAGTTGCGCTTCAGTGTAAGGCAAGGCACTAAGGAGTGCGCCTCATTGCCCATGAGTTCTCTCTTGAATCAAGCAGCACTAAAAAACAACTATAATCAGAAATAAGTGTACTAGCTGCTAAGGGAAACATTATAAATGAATTTGTTACTTTGTTCTTGAAATacatatagatttttatttatttccttcatTGCGCCTTTTTTAACTAAAGCTCACACTTTAAgtgcgctttgcgcttaaagcccaaATAGACCTAGAGCGCTTTTTAGAGCTTTTCGCCCTTGACAACACTGGTAACTAGGTGACTGAAGTTCATGCATCCCCAATTCTTCTCTAAGAAATTCAGGTAGTTAACATAATTGAGACACCAGATGGCAAGAAAGTTTACCAGCCCAATTTAAAGAATGTTTTAAGGGACACCGCTGGTGAGAGCTAGTTCTCTATTCCAGACTACCACAACGAAATCTttgttttaacttttaaataacatgacagCACACAGTAATGACATGCACTCATCTTTCTCGCACTTTTTAAGGAAATATGCAACCAGTCACAAGTGGCTCCTAATAGGAACTGTTAACTGCACCTATTTGCCGTATAATTGCTGTTCAGAACTTGGCCTTCCTAGGAAAACTAGCACATATCATGTTGCaaacaaaaatgtcaaaattagATCACTAAGATAACAATCATTATGTGCACTCCCTTGTCCTTGCAAAGAGCCTTCCAATAAACGAGGATTTCATATAGCTAACTCCAACTATTACGGGATTGAGACATAGTTGATACGGAACAGTAAATAATACCACCAGGTTCCTGCTTGTATTTGATGGGTAATCTGGGAGAAAAAACAGCGATTCTTTGCAGGAAAACATGAGAGTGTACATAGATTAAAGCAAagatgtattttctcttttgcttttttgGTGCAGAAATCTTGATGTAATGGAGCTAGTACACGTAAATCATGGCAAAAGTCTCCCTAATAGCATTTACAAGAGCTGATTATTAGACCTCCTTGACTGTGAAGCAATGGAGTTgagtttttgttttttgtaaagcACAGCGTTCAATTGATGCAGGTTGCAATAAGAACCTTGCGAACTGATAAAAAAGGTGATCAGGACTGCCCGTAACATTTGACATGATATAAGGTCTTGTTGACCTTCTGGACCGAAACCAATTTTCAATGCAGCATAATAATGAGAAATGAAGAGCTTGTCAATGAGACTCTTTAGTTAAAAGACAATGAAACTCACCCGCATGTTGAGCATTTCTTGTGATGCTTGCAGAATATGGATAAACAAACAGAGCATATGTAGCCCATGTCAATTGTGTTCTTGTGGCAAAAGCACCTGCAAGGTAGTAGAAACTTCATCGGATGAGCAATAATAGTTAATTGAGTGTGAACGGGGCGAAGAGTAATCCCAATACTACATTGGGGTATGAGCTCAAGGAATTTGTGTCAAAATGGACTAGAAATTGGAGTAAAGATTTATTTGGTGTCAGACTGCAGGACTTCAGTTAATACTTGCAGTTGCTATTAGTAGGATAGGTCTCCTGAATTAAACatcccttttcctttttgttgtaATAGGATTCCACCGGATTCTTTTTTATTCAGTAACATAACTAACATgattgacaagagtgggttgctctagtggtgagcaccctccacttccaaccaagaggttgtgagttcgagtcaccccaagagcaaggtggggagttcttggaaggAGGggtgccgagggtctatcggaaacagcctctctaccgcaaggtaggggtaaggtctgcgtacacactaccctccccatatcccacttgtgggattatactgggtggtGGTGGTTGTATAACTAACATGATTGAAAGAGAAACTGGTCACCACCATCTAAAGTGGCTTAGATAGAAAATTCCCATTCATCAGTTTCTCACTTCTAGTTATTACCTATGTTGCGTGGACTCTTCAAATCcctgccgcacccgtgtcgacacgacatgAGTGTGGGTGTGGGATCCATATCGGATTTGGTCAACTTACCTTGGGTACTTTGACTACGTCTATGATGGAGAAGTATAGATTGATTGggtatttggtttgatttttgtgtttatatatttttgtttttggttaaaGTTTTCATTAATAACCAAAAAGTATTTACGAATCGATCAGACTTTATACTCAGTCTGATTTTTCTCTAAACATTTAACTCTCTGTATATCCTCCTACTTACTGACTATTAACTCTAACTACCTAGGAAATTTACATTGTTGGAGCATCCTCTTAGTAGTACTACTAGCTCGAACATGACAAATATAAGCAATCTCTCTAGCCATTGTGTCCTCTGTAGTCTCCTTTTGCTCAAAAATCCTTTTGTTTCTTTCCGTCCAGATTGCATACACATATTCTGTGTATATCATCTTTACTATTCTTGATTTGGCAGTCTTCCCTTTGGTGTTCTGTTCTATCCAGTGCTGCATCTGGCTCCATGTATTCAAATTTCTCCAGGTGATCTGTATCCATTGCATAAGCTTCTGCCATATATATCTTCCTATTGGGCATTCAGCAAATAAATGATCTCTTGTTTCTGCTACTGTTTTGCACATGACACATCGACTATCAACTTGAATTCCCCATTTTTCTAATCTTGTAGCTGTTAGTAATCTGTTCTGCTGCTGCAACCAAGTGATAAACATTGCCTTTGGTCTTGCTTCATTGTTACACATGATGTTTTTCCATGTTACTTTAGGCAGCTCCCCAACCATTTTCAGATAGACATTCCTGATCATGCTTTTATTCTTCATAGCTTCTGGCTGCACATATCCTAGATTCTCTCTTGCCTTGAGTATCTTCTTGACCATCCAACTAGCTTGTAGAGGAATAGTCATACTCTCCAATGTTTGAGCTTTTATGTAGTATTCATGAATCCACTTAATCCATAGAGTAtcttttttgttcttcaagtcccaGCAAGTTCTAATTATGGCAGCTTTGTTCCACAACTTGAGGTTAGTGAGATTCAACTCTCCTGCTGCTATAGGTAAACACATCCTGCTCCACGCTACCAATGATTTCTTGGTAATTTCATTGGTTCCTGACCAGATATAACTTCTACAATATCCTTCAATTGCTTTCATCACCTTAGCAGGAATAATGAATAATTGTGCCCAATATGACTGAATGCCAAACAATACTGATTTCACCAACTGTACTCTCCCTGCGTATGATAATTTCTTTGTAGTCCATGAGGATATTCTTGCTGTGATCTTGTTGATTAGGGGTTGTCATTCCACCAGTTTTAGTTTTCTAGTGGCTAATGGAATCCCTAAATACTTGAATGGCAGTTCTCCTTCCCTGTAGCCAAGAACTTGTTGAATTTCCTGCTTGTTCACCTCTGAAACTCCTCCATAGTATATTGTACTCTTGGATTGACTAGCTATAAGCCCTGAAGCTTTTGTGAATACCTTGAACTTTTCCTGTAACAGCTTCACTGAAATTGTTTCACCCTTAGCAAACATTAAGAGGTCATCTGCAAAGCACAGATGAGTGATGCTAAGTTTGGAATAATTTGGGTGAAATTTGAAGTACTTCTCCTCTTTCAGTGCATTAAGGTTCCTGCTTAGATACTCCATAACCACAGCAAACAGAAATGGTGACATTGGGTCTCCTTGACGAAGCCCTCTAGCAGCATCAATAGGTGGGGTAGGCTCACCATTTATCATGATGGAGTAATTTACAGTAGTAATACATTCCATCACCCAATTAATGaatttttgtggaaattttagTTCTGTTAACATTTGCGTCGATTTTGGTCAAAGTACTCAAAAACGGTTGACCAGATTCGGTAGGGATCCCACACCCACACCGACGTCATGTCGACATGGGTGCGGCACTGAAagtgaagagtccgagcaacttagcttATACGCACACTTTTGATGCTACTAACCGTGTCGATAAACCGATTTGATCACACAAACCGATTTGATCAACTTATAAGCTTATCTAAACACCTTCCTAGTTGTTATGTTCACTCAATTCTACTTGAACCAATTTTCCCTTTCTAATACTAGTAAATTAAGGTTTCCAAACCTTTCAAAAGAAAGAGGTATATGCTGTTTTGTGACACACTCTCAATGATATGCATTCAAGTTCTGGTTAAAACTGCAAAAGTTGAAATTCTGATTTCCACTACTTAGTATGTACTGGTTTAAATGTTAACTGTTCATGTTTCTTACTTTCAGATGAGTAAGGTTCTATCAGACAGAAGTCAAAAGAAAAGCACTCATGACAATTATAAATAATGTGTTAAAATGAAATCATCGGCCACTACAGGCAATGACAATGATAGGCAAAAACAAAGATAGTACATCATAGTCTAAGTGTGTGCTTGCTTTGCACATCAGCTCATCATGAGAGAAATAATTTATTATTAACTAAAAGACATGCTGAAGCACTTACGATGCACGAAAGTCAACTCCCACAGGCCTGGGAAGTTGCAAAAAGGCACGAGAATGCAAATCTGTCGCAAAAACCGTCTGCATTTTGAAAAGGCCCATCAGTATTTTCAAATGATAAATTAGAAAACATTTCCGAAGACAAGACAGTCTATAAATAAGACACATCAGATCAGAGCGCAATATGATGCCAACTTGAAGTATCATTTATTCAGGAAACTTATATCCAGCCTTTGGTGCAGTGaatttaaaaagattttttttgggTAAGCAGTGAAATGAAAAGAATTTCTGGTGCAGAAACTGTACTCTAGTCATGAAAGTGGTTGTAGCAAATAGCAATGAACCATTGCATTTCATGCTAAGTGAACGAAATTTTGAACATAAGATTATACAACAATTACATCTTCATTCATGATTTTATCATCTCCTACGCACTTAAAAAGACATAGCATGAACATTTCACCTATGTTGTTCAGACTCGGGTGCGTGTAGCTGATACGGGTATCAATCTAGAGGATGGATTCTTCATCACAAAAATTTTAGATTCAGGGCTATGGATTAAAAAGTACCAATAAGGTACATAAAACAGTACATCAGAATAGAAGGAGAGAGCTTCCTTCTATAGACTGAAGGAGTGCAACATCTCTAACAGTGAGTCAATGTGAGTTACAATATTCTTCCTACTCCACAAGTAAAGACATTTCAAGCACCTAGATTTTACAAGTGATATGCTTTCCTTCCCATTGTTAAAGCCTCTGTTATTCCTTCTAGCCAAACATTCCGACAATGCAAATGGGAATAGCTTCCAGTAATGTGTGCTGTCAGCACGAGAGATCTGTCCATACCAGCTACTTAAAGCAAGCTTAATGCATCCTATATCTGGCAAAGAATATTTCCTATATCTGTCTGGTAATTGAGCAATGAAGCAGTAGGTGATTCACTGATTCACTAGCTCCTTCGAATATATAGCATCTGTTGCACAAACTGTTTCCCCTCTTCTGTATATAATCGTGGGTTAGGCAGGCTTCATGAGCAGcaatccaaacaaacatgcaTATCCTTGGGGGGGCAATATGGATCTAAATGGCCAACATTCATTGGTTCCTCTTATATTCTTTCAGAAATTTTTGTAACGAGCCATCACTGTGAATTTACCATCCTTCTGATACTTCCACCATAGAGTGTCCTCTGACGGATCATTAAAGGAGACCAGTTCCAGCTTCTGGATTAATGCATTAGCATGTTTAATTTCCCAATCATATAAGTTCCTCCTCAAAAGTAAGTTCCATCCCCCATTGGCGTAGCAATCTACCACAGTACAGTTCTTTTTGTGCTGATTGAATAAAGATCTGGGAATATCTCCATTAAAAGGGGTATCGTTTATCCATTTGTCTATCCACATCCTTCACTTTCATACCATTACCAACTTATAATTTGACGCTGTCATAAAAGTCATCCCGAAGGCTTCTGGTATGTTTCCAGACACGCTCCATCAGCACCTTTTACATTGTTAGTTCACCACTCCTCCTTTTTGCCATACTTAGCACTACTAACATTTTTCTGTAAGCCATTACTGCTGTCATTAAACCTCCAGTGCCATTTAAATAGCAAACTTCTGTTTCGTAGCTTTAGGTTCTTGACTCCCAAGTCTCCAAATTTTCTATCAGTAATAGTTTCCCATTTCAACAAAGGGATTTTCTTTTATTCCTGATTTCCATCCCACCTCATTCTGTCTAATTGTTTCACCACACTTGTGGGCATGCGAAATAAGGACATAACATGAGTTGGGGTCCCATCAAGCTCGCTGTTAATTAAAGGTAACCTGCAACCAAAAGAAATATACTGTTTCTTGCAAGGAGCAAGCTTCCTTTCGCACTGCTCTATCACACCTTGCCAAACATTGGCATCTTTGAATCTAGCACCCAATGGCATACCAAGATAAATAGCAGGAGAGTTTTCAACTTTGCAACGTAAGATGGCTGCAAGTTTCAGAATGGCATGATCAGCATTAACAGAGAAAATGATGCTCTTTCCCCAGCTCACATGTAGTCCAGATATGGCCTCGAAGGCCAGGAGAATTGTCTTTAGGTACAGGAGTTGCCTTTCGTCTGCCTTACATAGCACCAACGTATCATCGGAATAGAGGATATGTGACACCTCCACTTTGCGTCTATTTCTGTCTTCAATAATGAAACCTTCCATCCATTTCATCTCTATGGCCTtttttagagcccgtttggatgggcttattttaagtgacttttaagcATACGCCATAAGTTAGGAATTCTAGCTTTTGgcttttggcttgtttttgtcattttaggtTAAATACAAGTGCTTAAAAGCACCTTTTTTTCCTTTATCCAAACGTTAAAAAATGGCTTAAAAGCAattaaaataagccaatccaaacggacTCTTAGAATTAAGCTTAATGCTTTCATGGCAAGTATAAAAAGAAGTGGAGAAAGTGGATCACTTGCCTCAATCCTTTTTGTGGGGGGAAAAAACCTTCAGGTGCGCCATTGATAATGATAGATATTCTAACAGTGGTGATACAGAATCTAATCCAGTTTATCCATTTAGCTTCAAACCGCGGTAGAAAATCCCAGTTTACATTGTTGAAGGCTTTTCCCATATGCAGGTTGCAAATCAcccctcttcttttctttctgatAATGGTCAATGCATTCACTTGCGACCAGCACTGCATCCACTATCTGCTTCCACTCGATGAAGGCATTTTCGTTACCAATCACATTTTTTTCAATGACCAGCTTCATCCTTTCGGTGAGCACCTTTGAGACTTGTATATGCTGCCTAGCAGGCTTATAAGCctgaaatcattgatttaactAGCTCCCTTCTTCGGGTTAAATTTTAATTCTTCATAAATAcctagtaatatatatatatgacataaacccaaaatcaaaccaaataccaatcaatatatactTCTTGGTCATAGATGTAGTCAAAGAACCCAAGGTAAGCTGACCAAATACAGTGTGGATCCCATACCGACACCCAAATCGTGTTGGATCTACACAGGTGCGGTAGGGATTTTGAAAGGTCCGGGCAACATACATTTCACTATAGAGCACTATGAAAAAGTGATTGAACTGGTAGCTCACATATTGCGCGGACCCTTCAAAACCCTTACCGTATCCGAGTCGACATGAAGCGGGTATGCCGCTGTTGGGAAAGGCCTTGAATGGATCCTGCagttcttgtttcttctttttttcttttttgaaggaGAGAAGCCGAGAGCTTCAAAGAGGGACTTGAGGAAGACGAGCATTTGACAAGGGGAATTGAGGAAAGTGCACGAGTAACAGAGTTCTTAAATGAGAACAAAtatgttaaaaaatattgttctctagatatgttaaaaaaaaattgtaccaTTTGTTCTCCACTATAAGCAAATCAATGTAATGAAAGCTTGAATTAGAGTCCTATTTCTATAGGAATTAGAGTTCCAATCCAAGACTTTAAAAATCCATACTTAAATGTAAATGAAAGATAATTGTGCAGAAGTTATTTCTTATAGTATTGATAACTCTCATAATTTAGGCATATTTATATAACTCTACTTTTAGATATTTGAATCATTTTTCGCCGAATCCCAGTACTCATATACGTACATGGATATGTacccccaaattttgaaattcagATCATGAAGAATCCAATCTCTAGACCCGCACCACATTGGACACCCGCACCCGAGTTGGAGCACTTGGTAAGATTGAGCAATTGGCAAAGTTTTCATCTTTAGTATGAGGAGTCAACTTAAATGTGTCAAATTTTGACTTATTATTAAGATTTTGTATGTAATTACCTAAACTGATTTCGTAATGTGGGGAAATGAGCTATGTTGGACGGACTCTTCAAAACCCTTTCCGCACCCAAGTCGACACGACGTGTGTGTGAGTGTGGGCGTGGGATCCGTAACGGATATGGTCATTTTGGATACTTTGACCAAAAGTTATGGAGAAATTTGAGACAAGATACATATTGATTACTGAAATCAAAATAAAAGCTAGGATAAATTTGAAACGGGTATTATGCCATTGTTGGTGAAACCTTGAATGGATCCTGCggttcttgtttcttcttttttcttttttgaaggaCAGAAGCAGAGAGCTTTAAAGAGGGACTTGGGGAAGACGAGCATTTGACAAGAGGAATTGGGGAAAGTGCAGGAGTAATAGAGTCCTTAAATGAGACTTTATATTGGAGTTTATCTGTTAAAAAATATTGTACCATTTGTTCTCCACTATAAGCAAATTATGTAGTGAAAGTTTGACATGTTTGCTAAATCTTCAAGAGCTCTATTTCTATAAGAATTAGAGTTCCAATCTAAAACTTAAAAAATCGACACTTAATTGTATATGAAAGATTATTGTGCAGAAGTTACTTCTTATAGTATTGACAACTCTCATAATTTAGGCATATTTATATAACTCTACTTTTagatattttgaattatttttcgCTGAATCCCAGCACATGTAAACGTACATGGATCCGTACCCCCATATCTTGAAATTCAGATCATGAAGGATCCAACCTCTAGATCCGCAtccgagtccgagcaacttagggtAGCGCAGATGAAGTTTGGAAAAGAGTTCCCTATACATGTCTCCCCCCCACCCACCCACACACACACCCAAAATCCCCCAAAGTAATTGAACATTGGGATTTATTCCGTCATATCTTTTCAATGACATGATTATTAAATCCCCACCACTTAGTTGGTCACTGTATATCCAACTACAACAGAGAAGGCTACATATGAAAGATAGAAAACAGATATGCAATGGAAAAAACCCTTGGCAGGTCTTTATAGCATAAGCTCCTTGGTAAAAGCATTACATATAATAAACAAATCAAATCAGTTCAACATGCTTCCAAATCATATCAGATTCATGCTTAAAGGAAGCCACTGGAGAGTTAAACTGGACAAGCTAGAGATAACTGAGTCTTAATAAATTCAACAACACTTACCGATAGATATTGAAACAGTCCATCTGATACTTGGGGTTTCAAATATACACCGCCAGTGATATAAGAGGCCTGTCCACAGATATGCACCACTACATCAGTGAGCCAAAAAGGAACCACTACTGGGAAAGAATAGATTTAGGGCCAAAAATTGCAGGTAGAGAAATGATACCTGCTGAAGAAAAGCAGAATGCTGGGATCCTATTACACATGAATCAATCGGTACCTGCAATAAAATGCATTTCTAGAGTAGAACACCAATATAACAATCTGAGTCCCATTCCCTAGTTTATAGAGATTACCTTTATGAAGATAGTGTTGTTATTTTCGAATTAATCTAGAATGAAATGAAACGGctacaaaattgaagaaaagaattaCTAAACCTCTACATACCATTGAACGTTGAGCTGAGAAAATTGCATTCATGACTGCAACATATCtgcccaaaaaaaaaagtttcagCGGAGAACCTAATGATGAAAAGATTGTAGGCTGCTCAGATCAAACATACTGTCCGGGCCCATCTGGGGATCCATGCAGACACAATATCTGCCATCATTTCAAGCACAATCTTTTAGCGACTTTGATATCCAACATAACAGAAAAGGAATTAAATTTTGAAGCACAATACAAGAAAAGACGCGCATTTTCCCAACAATAACCTTACTTCTAAAAGACACTAAAAGGTTAAATTAAACTAGTAGTACAGGCAGTATCAATTTTGTAGCAATATCTGGAAATATTACGTAAATAAAATTGCCCATGAAATGGAACAGAGGAAAACGCAATTAATATCTATGTTGATCAGACTCTCCGAAAATGTCGCAGGGTGCACGTCGGATTCTCCAAAAGCAGTATAATTTTGGAGAATCCAACGCGGGTGCGGCAatattttggagagtccgcgcaacataaCTATAGGAATATTAAAATCTACAAGTGGAAATGGTCAACAAAATCCACAGAATACTAGtagaaattttcatatcaaattctaCCAATTTAAATACCCAAGAACCCATTTCAGTTTGAATTGGGGAACTTACCCGAGGCTGTGGATGAAGAGGCCCTGTACGAAATACCCGTTGAATATCTAACCATTCACGCAGGTTAAGAGAAGCACACTTCCTCTAAACAAACATGAATTCATAGCTATGCACCATAAAAGATAAAAAAGCACTAAACTTGCAATTCAACGAGGATAAAAAAAAGCCAAACCAACATGAAGTGATTGAGGATACAGCAGAGAGCCATGGAAAGGGAACCAGAAAGAAGTGAAAATCCAACTCCATCAACAGAGTCTTCTTGACTCAAGGTTTCATCTTTATCCACAAACTCCTCCAGTTTCTCCAACAAGCATTCAGCCCTTTGCATTGAGGAACTAGACGAATCAAACACATAGTCACATGAATTGTACCCAGTTGCAATCACAACCACTTGGTTCATCTGATTCAGTAAAAGTATTGAATTCAAGAAAGCAAGTACCTGCATTTTTTCCCCCAAAAAATTCCAGCATCAAAATTCAATAGATAAAAACTACAAGGAGTATTTATTTAGAAAAAACAAATCTTGGGTTTTGGGGGGTTTACATGAGATAGGAATTTAGAGAAT
Above is a window of Nicotiana tabacum cultivar K326 chromosome 8, ASM71507v2, whole genome shotgun sequence DNA encoding:
- the LOC107807025 gene encoding general transcription and DNA repair factor IIH subunit TFB4, which translates into the protein MTPVSSKLYTDDVSLLMVLIDTNPYLWSSMKNTAFTFSKFLSHVLAFLNSILLLNQMNQVVVIATGYNSCDYVFDSSSSSMQRAECLLEKLEEFVDKDETLSQEDSVDGVGFSLLSGSLSMALCYIQRVFRTGPLHPQPRILCLHGSPDGPGQYVAVMNAIFSAQRSMVPIDSCVIGSQHSAFLQQASYITGGVYLKPQVSDGLFQYLSTVFATDLHSRAFLQLPRPVGVDFRASCFCHKNTIDMGYICSVCLSIFCKHHKKCSTCGSNFGEARKQDPSASGQRRKTPDGS